Proteins from a genomic interval of Capsicum annuum cultivar UCD-10X-F1 chromosome 4, UCD10Xv1.1, whole genome shotgun sequence:
- the LOC107867471 gene encoding protein PHOSPHATE-INDUCED 1: MFIFFASSSMTLFNALFTKIKIKKLKQHLNKLLTLTVLYKYPHYSQQSHLIFAFHSSPNILDKLLIGEKKRSMASHIVLKIFLVISFFNVCFASRKLTALVQDPQMQLLKYHKGALLSGKINVNLIWYGKFKPSQRAIVSDFITSLSTSTPSNAHPSVAQWWKTTEKYYHLANSKNTLSLSLGKQVLLENYSLGKSLTQRQIVQLASKGEQRNAINVVLTASDVAVDGFCVNRCGTHGSSKGAIIKGKTYKFAYIWVGNSETLCPGYCAWPFHQPIYGPQSPPLGAPNNDVGVDGMVINLASLLAGTATNPFGNGYYQGEADAPLEAASACPGVYAKGAYPGYAGDLLVDKTTGASYNAHGRNGRKYLVPALFDPSTSSCSTLV, from the coding sequence ATGTTCATTTTCTTCGCAAGTTCCTCCATGACTCTTTTTAATgctttatttacaaaaataaaaataaaaaaattaaagcaacATTTAAATAAATTACTCACTCTCACTGTTCTATATAAATACCCCCACTACTCACAACAATCTCATCTCATATTTGCTTTCCACAGCTCTCCTAATATTCTTGATAAGCTTCtaataggagaaaaaaaaagatcaatGGCTTCCCatattgttttgaaaatttttcttgttatttctttctttaatgtGTGTTTTGCTTCAAGAAAACTCACAGCTTTAGTCCAAGACCCACAAATGCAACTCTTGAAGTACCACAAAGGTGCACTTCTTTCAGGCAAAATTAATGTTAATCTGATTTGGTATGGCAAATTCAAGCCATCCCAAAGAGCTATTGTATCCGATTTCATCACTTCCCTTTCTACTTCAACTCCATCTAATGCCCATCCTTCTGTTGCCCAATGGTGGAAAACTACTGAAAAATACTACCATCTTGCTAATTCTAAGAACACCCTTTCTCTATCTTTGGGCAAACAAGTGCTCCTAGAAAATTATTCCCTAGGAAAATCATTGACTCAGAGACAAATTGTTCAATTGGCATCAAAGGGTGAACAAAGAAATGCTATAAACGTCGTATTGACCGCCTCTGATGTTGCTGTTGATGGGTTCTGTGTCAATCGATGTGGAACTCATGGGTCTTCTAAAGGTGCTATTATTAAGGGTAAGACTTATAAATTTGCTTATATTTGGGTTGGTAACTCTGAAACTTTATGTCCTGGCTACTGTGCCTGGCCATTCCACCAGCCTATTTACGGACCACAAAGCCCGCCATTGGGTGCACCAAACAACGATGTGGGTGTTGATGGTATGGTGATCAATTTGGCTAGCTTATTAGCTGGAACAGCAACGAACCCTTTTGGAAATGGTTATTACCAGGGCGAAGCAGATGCCCCGTTGGAGGCTGCCTCTGCTTGCCCCGGTGTCTATGCTAAGGGTGCTTACCCAGGCTACGctggagatttattggtggacaAGACAACGGGTGCAAGCTACAATGCACATGGTAGAAATGGAAGGAAGTACTTGGTTCCGGCTTTATTTGATCCTTCTACATCTTCATGTTCAACTCTAGTCTAG
- the LOC107867470 gene encoding protein PHOSPHATE-INDUCED 1-like: MSPLTSNSAHLILKLFLVISFFNVCFASRKLTALVQDPQMQLLKYHKGALLSGKINVNLIWYGKFKPSQRAIVSDFITSLSTSTPSNVYPSVAQWWKTTEKYYHLANSKNTLSLSLGKQVLLENYSLGKSLTQKQIVQLASKGEQRNAINVVLTASDVAVDGFCVNRCGTHGSSKGAVIKGKTYKFAYIWVGNSETLCPGYCAWPFHQPIYGPQSAPVGAPNNDVGVDGMVINLASLLAGTATNPFGNGYYQGEADAPLEAASACPGVYAKGAFPGYAGDLLVDKTTGASYNAHGTNGRKYLVPALYDPSTSSCSTLI; the protein is encoded by the coding sequence ATGTCTCCGCTCACTTCCAATTCGGCCCATCTCATTTTGAAACTCTTTctagttatttctttctttaatgtGTGTTTTGCTTCGAGAAAACTCACTGCTTTAGTCCAAGACCCACAGATGCAGCTCTTAAAGTACCACAAAGGTGCACTTCTTTCTGGCAAAATTAATGTTAATCTGATTTGGTATGGCAAATTTAAGCCATCCCAAAGAGCTATTGTATCCGATTTCATCACTTCTCTTTCCACTTCGACTCCGTCTAATGTCTATCCTTCTGTTGCCCAATGGTGGAAGACCACTGAAAAATACTACCATCTTGCCAACTCTAAGAACACCCTTTCCCTCTCTTTGGGCAAACAAGTGCTCCTAGAAAATTATTCCCTAGGAAAATCATTGACTCAGAAGCAAATCGTTCAATTGGCATCAAAGGGTGAACAAAGAAATGCTATTAACGTTGTATTGACAGCTTCCGATGTTGCTGTTGATGGGTTCTGCGTCAATCGTTGTGGAACTCATGGGTCGTCTAAAGGTGCTGTTATTAAGGGCAAGACTTACAAATTTGCTTATATTTGGGTTGGTAACTCAGAGACCCTATGTCCTGGCTACTGCGCCTGGCCATTCCACCAGCCCATCTACGGACCACAGAGCGCACCAGTGGGTGCGCCAAACAATGATGTGGGTGTTGATGGTATGGTGATCAATTTGGCTAGCTTATTAGCTGGAACTGCCACGAACCCATTTGGAAATGGGTACTACCAGGGCGAAGCAGACGCGCCATTGGAGGCTGCATCTGCTTGCCCTGGTGTCTATGCCAAGGGCGCTTTCCCCGGCTACGccggagatttattggtggacaAGACTACAGGTGCAAGCTACAATGCACACGGTACCAACGGAAGAAAGTACTTGGTTCCAGCTTTATATGATCCTTCAACATCTTCATGCTCCACTTTGATTTAG
- the LOC107867469 gene encoding protein PHOSPHATE-INDUCED 1 yields the protein MSSLSSNSTQFILKIFIVISFFNACFASRKLTALVQDPQMQLLKYHKGALLSGKINVNLIWYGKFKPSQRAIVSDFVTSLSSSTPSNVHPSVAQWWNTIEKYYHLANSKNTLSLNLGKQVLIENYSLGKSLTQKQIVQLASKGEQRNVINVVLTASDVAVDGFCVNRCGTHGSSKGAIIKGKTYKFAYIWVGNSETQCPGYCAWPFHQPIYGPQSPPLGAPNNDVGVDGMVINLASLLAGTATNPFGNGYYQGEADAPLESASACSGVYAKGAYPGYAGNLLVDKTTGASYNAHGINGRKYLVPALYDPATSSCSTLV from the coding sequence ATGTCTAGTCTCAGTTCCAATTCGACCCAATTCATTTTGAAgatatttattgttatttctttctttaatgcATGCTTTGCTTCAAGAAAGCTCACAGCTTTAGTCCAAGACCCACAAATGCAGCTCTTGAAGTACCACAAAGGTGCACTTCTTTCTGGCAAAATTAATGTTAATCTGATTTGGTATGGCAAATTCAAGCCATCCCAAAGAGCTATTGTATCCGATTTCGTCACctccctttcttcttcaactccGTCTAATGTCCATCCTTCAGTAGCCCAATGGTGGAACACCATTGAAAAATATTACCATCTCGCCAATTCTAAGAACACCCTTTCGCTTAATTTGGGCAAGCAAGTACTGATTGAAAATTATTCCCTAGGAAAATCATTGACTCAGAAGCAAATCGTTCAATTAGCATCAAAGGGTGAACAGAGAAATGTTATTAACGTTGTATTGACCGCCTCCGATGTTGCTGTTGATGGGTTCTGTGTCAATCGTTGTGGGACTCATGGGTCGTCTAAAGGTGCTATTATTAAGGGCAAGACCTACAAATTTGCTTATATTTGGGTTGGTAACTCAGAGACTCAATGCCCTGGCTACTGTGCTTGGCCATTCCACCAGCCCATCTACGGACCACAGAGCCCACCATTGGGTGCACCGAACAACGATGTGGGTGTTGATGGTATGGTGATCAACTTGGCTAGCTTATTAGCTGGAACCGCAACAAACCCTTTTGGAAATGGTTACTACCAGGGCGAAGCAGACGCGCCATTGGAGTCTGCATCTGCTTGCTCTGGTGTCTATGCCAAGGGGGCTTACCCCGGTTATGCTGGAAATCTGTTGGTGGACAAGACAACAGGTGCAAGCTACAATGCACATGGTATAAATGGAAGGAAGTACTTGGTTCCGGCTTTATATGATCCTGCTACATCTTCCTGCTCCACTTTGGTCTAG
- the LOC124897710 gene encoding uncharacterized protein LOC124897710, with translation MESFLSLFREPAQELFVSERTLHKNFREPFSLTIIAHSLEDKSSFTLMVKNATNELAMIVILSSQAPFNEKGKAPMNQQTNNNLDAMKFVIWNTRRVNSVNFKCQCLNIVNTHRSSMLVLLETKMKEHKPLCDAFSFDLFIHSSVVGLMDGLAVMWRDGDLHLDNLISTPQGIHVVIKVLDKYAPGSSSSPHL, from the coding sequence ATGGAGtccttcttaagcttattcagagAACCAGCCCAAGAACTATTTGTGTCGGAAAGGACTCTCCACAAAAACTTCAGAGAGCCCTTCAGCTTAACTATTATAGCTCACTCACTAGAGGATAAGAGTTCCTTCACACTAATGGTGAAGAATGCTACAAATGAGCTAGCAATGATAGTGATCCTGAGCTCTCAGGCTCCATTCAATGAGAAAGGAAAAGCCCCAATGAACCAACAAACTAACAACAACCTAGATGCAATGAAGTTCGTCATATGGAACACAAGGAGAGTGAACAGTGTGAACTTTAAATGTCAGTGCCTCAACATAGTCAACACGCATAGATCTTCAATGCTGGTTCTCTTAGAGACTAAGATGAAAGAACACAAACCCCTGTGTGATGCTTTTAGTTTTGATCTGTTCATCCATTCTAGCGTGGTTGGATTAATGGATGGATTAGCTGTGATGTGGAGAGATGGCGATCTCCATCTTGACAACTTAATCTCGACCCCTCAAGGTATTCATGTGGTCATCAAG